The Alnus glutinosa chromosome 8, dhAlnGlut1.1, whole genome shotgun sequence DNA segment TGTTTTAAACCTAGCTTTCTAATGTCCCAATTACTATTACcgttattttttatctttttactggccttaaggtaaacattgacaatttttttttggtagttaaTTGGAGATGACATCGTCAATTATTTAGTAGAACAATGAGGTAAAGGAAGCATAAAATGAGGTAGAAgtagaacaatttttttttttttgtgttgcttgccaaacaaggcctaatTCTCTTAACTGTACGTACAAGACTCGACCAATTCGTAAGTACAAGAGGTGTTTAAAGAAAAGCCCCAACCAGTACATTGCCCACGCGAGGTTGTTGTGTATTTATAATTGTAAGTGTTATGAAGTGTACGTGCAGCAAACTTTCAATTGAATTTGAGTTAGACCCCccataattaaaatattatccACATATATCAACACAAAAATGGAATAAGTGGGAGCCCGTAAATAGGGATGAATCATATTTAGAACATGTAAAGCCCAATTAAGTAAGTGAACCACACTCGTGGGCTTGCTTTAGTCCATAACTAGCCTTATTGAGTTTGCAGACATAGTGTAGAAATTAGGGGGGTGGGGTTGGGCCGTGTAGACATTTTCTTTGAGAAGCACATGTAAGAATGCATTTAGCACATCAATTTGTCTTAGAGTGCCCCTTCTATACGGCAGAGGCAAAAACCATTGGTTTTTTGCCAACCAATAACCACTTGACACGTtagcaaaaagcaaaaaattaaaatgatactAAATTAGCTAATCCCTCCCATCTCTCTTCTAAACTCTCTTCTGCGTTATGATTCTTCTAAGCCTCACGATTCCAACAAAAGAGACAAACCCCACTGCCCAAATCACGTCCGCCGGTCCGCCGGTCTGCCGTCCGTCGTCCTCCCGTCAGCCGGCCCTCCGGTCCTTCCCTAATCACTGCACGTCCGTTGGACTGAACCACGCAGACCGCTCGTCCGTCCGTCCTCCCCCAAATCCGTCCGTCCATCCGGCGGCCCAAATCTGTCCGTTCGTCCGCCGTCCCAAATCCCCAAATAACTGCACGTCTGCCTGGACTAAACCACGCAGCCCGCTCGTCCGTCCGTCGGCCCCAAATCCGTCCGTCCTCCCCAAATCAGCTCGTCCGCCCCAAATCCGCCCGTCCGCCCCAAATCACCATCTGTTGAACTCCAGAAATTGCACTCGAGGTTAGATGAGTTGTGCTTGGTTGCTTGGTtccttattttgtatttattttctatcaatgccctgtttggttgctgacaACCGGAAAATATGGTCCTTATTCATGTGGCATTCTCTTTTGTACATGTATTTCATGTATCAGTGTATTTCATGTATCAGTGTctaaaaatgagaggaaattGGTAGTTTTAAAATTAGAGGATGCTAATTCATCTTGCAATTAAATTTAGAGTGCTAGTTCATCTTGCAATTAATTTAGAGGATGCTGCAGATTATGTTGTTTAACAACGTTTGATGTAGGGAATGCCAAATACAAGAAAGCACATGTAGAAATTTATAACctattgtgttaatttttttttttaacacaaacaTTTTGTGTTATATAGTTGCTGTCAATTAACCTATTGTGTTATATAGTTGCTGTCAATAAAGCTTTcattcactcaaaaaaaaaaaatgttggatgtGATGCTAGAACATGACCCAATAATTCTAGTTTAaagttgtgtttgtgtttaaaTATTTCAGTATTTATACTTGAAGAATATTGTTATCTTCTTGTAGGATCGCTAAAATGAGTCCTAATAGTCATGCTGAGAATGAAATGGTAGAAGATCAAAATGATTTGAAGCAACCAATTGTCCGCCTTTCTTCATTTAATGGTCCGAGGGAACCATGTCTTAGTATGGAATTTGATGAATTAGAAGATGCTCATGCATGTTATAATGCTTACGCAAGACGAATAGGTTTTAGCATTCGAAAAAATCATTCTCGACTATCGAAAAATAAGTCATTAATTGGGATAGAATATGTTTGTTCAAGAGAAGGATTTCGTCATCAAAGttgtcaaaagaaaatttatacaaattcaGAGCCTGCCGAAACAAGGATAGGATGTAAAGCAATTATGGGTTTAAAGAGGTTAAAATGGACTGTATGTAAGTTCATAAGTGAACATAATCATGAGCTCCTTTCTCCTAGAAGTACAAGTTTACTTCGTGGACATAGAGTGGTAACACGTGCCCAAAAAAATCTTATAGATACTCTCAATGAGTCTGGTGTACCCCCAAGGAAGATAATGTCAGTGTTGAGTAAAGAATCAGGTGGCGACTATAATGTTGGTTGCATTTCTaaagatgttgaaaattatGTGAGCAATAGAAGAAGATTTCGTTTTGAAGAGGGAGATGCACAAAAAATGTACAATTATTTTCTTGAGAGACAATCCCAAAATCCAAGTTTTGTTTACGCAATCCAAGTAGATGAAAATGGATGCATGGGCAATTGTTTTTGGGCAGATGCTAGATCACGAGCTGCATACCAATATTTTGGAGATGTTGTTACTTTTGATGCGACTTACTTGACAAATTGTTATAAGATGTCTTTTGTTCCCTTTACTGGAGTTAACCATCATCACCAATCTGTGATGTTTGGATGTGCTTTGCTTGTAAATGAAACGGCTGAATCTTATACATGGTTGTTGAAAACATGGCTTGAGGCAATGGTTGGACGTGCTCCTTCTACAATTATCACAAATGATGACAAGGCCATGCGTAAGGCAATTGCAGAGGTATTACCAAATGTCACTCATAGATTGTGTTTGTGGCATATTTTACAAAAAGTTCCAGAACATTTagctcatatatataataaatattcgTCTTTTCAAAGAGATTTCCAGCATTGTATTCATAGCACAATCACAATTGAAGAGTTTGAGACGGAATGGAGTGAAATTGTAGGCAAGTATGAGTTGGTAGAGAATGATTGGTTGAAAAAACTCTATATGCGGCGTGAAAAGTGGGTGCCGGCTTACTTGCGAACCACATTTTGTGCTAGCATGTCTACAACTCAACGGAGTGAGAGTATGAATAAGTTTTTTAAAGATTATGTCCGTTCGAGCACAATGGTGAGTGAATTTGTCTATCACTATGAAAAAGCCTTGGATGCACGTTAttttaaagagaaacaaaaagatgTGAAGACAAAAACTTCTAGACcgattttaaaaacatgttacaaGAAGGAAGTAGAGGCAGCAAAGGTTTACACAAGAGAGTCTTTTTTGATGTTTCAAGAAGAGTTATTTAAcagtcaaaatttcaaatcatcTAAACATCGGGAAGAAGGAGGGATGAAGATATATAGGGTGACTCTTCATGGGAGAGAAAGTCCATTTTATGAAGTTTCATTTGAAGTTCTTGAGAAGAAAACTACTTGTACATGTCATAAGTTTGAATTTGTTGGAATTTTGTGTGCACacattcttcaaatttttttgaaaaagtcttTGGTGGACACTATTCCCCAACATTATGTTCTAGAGAGATGGACAATCAATGCCAAGAGTCGCATTTTACATGGCATATCTAGTGATGATATACAAGTAGAAACACAAAATTCTTCCACCTTGATGAGAAATAGCTTGATGTTGCAATTTTATGAAGTTGTCGAAATGGGGTGccaatcaaaaagaaaatatgaacatCTTGGCATTGGTTTACAAAAGCTTCATCACGAGCTTTTGATAATGGATGATGGTAGTGATAAAGATATAAATGATACTAATGAAGGAAGTGCCGAAGATCTTGTGTTAAACAACCAAGTACTATCAAACCTTACATTCACTTTGCAAGATCCTCTACATGTTCGATGTAAAGGAGCACCCAAATCTGTGAgacaaaaaaatccaaaagaaaagcAAGCAATGACGAAAAGGACATGTTCCATTTGCAAGAAAACAGGGCATGTGAGAACCAATTGCCCTTCACATAAGCAAACAAGGTATtcttatacattttttatttatttacaataaTTTACATTAACAtgcattttgatttaattcGTATTAAAATCTTCTTTTCTATAGGAATATTGTGAATATCAATATGAGGCCAGCTTATTTGGGGTTGATAGATGAACAAAGTTTAGTAaaggtaaatttttattataacatatcctctattaaagaaatttttttccattacctaatttttgttatttgtcaATAATTTACAGTGCTCTTTGCCAACTATGGAGTATCCCTCTGCAAATACATTTGCCATGTCTCAAGATCCTGTATGTTTATCTACTACAATTGATATTGGTGCAGACAACATCAACGCCTATGAAAATGCTTGAAGTTGGTAATCGTTGTGTGGTGTGGTGTTTTTTGTAAGATTGTAATGCACAATCTGTGATTGATTTTTTAGTTATGAACATTTGTTATATAAATCAATTGgcatatgtaaaaaaaaacagTTCAATGGCTATGTAAGCACATCATTTTCTATGTACTTGGGTTTAAGCTAAAAAAAACTCATGTGCCCAAAATTTATTGGTTTTTAGAGAGTTTAATCAGAATTTGAATCTAGGTCAAGTTTGGTTAAGGGGGAAATGATTCGGTTTTGAAGCTTGTTAAGTGGGGGGCATGCATTGAGATAGAATTTTGGTTGTCGTAATTGCTTCGTATTCAAGTTTTCAGTTTTCTTAGTATGGTTTATTCTTCTTGAGCACTGGcttattatgtttattgtatCTGAACAAAACTTCGTAACATTTGGCAGGAACATGAGTGAAGGTCTTTGAGGATAAATGCTGGAGGATTCCTCCTTTAGAGCTACTAGAAGTGGAGCAAGTTATGGTAATGCCAGTTTTGGTTCTTCCAACCGTGTTCATGTGGGCAACCTCTCAGGGGGTGTTGATGACTTGGCACTTGAGACTTTGTTTAGTGGCTATATGTGATTGGTTTTTCAGTTATGAATATCTATGGTAAATGAGTACTACAGGTGCTTTTGTATATAGCTACAACTAATTAGTATTTTGGGAAGTTATTAATGCACCGATTTTGGTAGATCAGCTTGTAAATTCTTATTGATTTTGGTGGATCAGCTTGTATATTGGCCACAAAATGGCACTGGATATACTGCACAATGATTCTTCAGAGAAGACTTGTTTGATCCTTGATAAAATATGACAAatcttgttgccttttgtgctACTCACGTGAGGGCCAACATACACCCTAATAttttacaagaaaaaataaagtgcTTTATTGCATCTcaaatacaacataaaaccTTAAAATCAACTGGTGGGATCATCTACCAAAGGAAGCCAAGGCAGAGATTGAAACTTCTGTAAAGAGCACCCAAAATCATCatatttggttagttttggttaGATTCAAAACTGATAAGAAACTCAAGTGTTATGAACTGAAATCTAGCGACATTCCTGACTTTTTCAATATGGCCAGTCAAACCAATTGGCTGTTCATTCTTTGTCGATTCTTGGGAGTTTTCTCCAATTAACCAGTAAACTTGGAATGGACTAAGTCCTGAAAGTGACGTTGCAATAATGCAATTCACTGAAGAATAATTCGAAAATATAACCtgttttacaaaacaaaacagagcatcaaattttctacaaaaatcCAACAATCACcaataaaacccaagaacaTCAAGCGGCACCCTCGGATCACGACCATCAGCATTTTGTGGTGGAacaaaacacagagagagagaggaccccGACGTCGGCTCTGAGTATCAGATGTGGGGAAACTAATCAGAGAGAGCGGCGGCGTTCGGGCATCATCTGCGTTCGTCTTGGGCGGCGGAGGCGGCGGCTTTCGGGCCTGGGCAGCGTTCGGGCATCATCTGCGTTCGTCTTGGGCGGCGGAGGCGGCGACGTTCGGGCCTGGGCACCGTTCGTCTTGGGCGGCAGCAGCGTTTGGCTTCCCCGGCGATACACCTGTCAAGAACatgaagagagtgagagaatatGAGGAGTTGAGTGGTGAACCGAGGGTTTTTTGTTTGTAGGCTTGGTTCTATTTCATTTTGACTTGTTCTAGGCTGACGTGTTTAACTCTCATTGGAAGGCAAAAAATGCCTGCTTTCTGCCACATCTTGATAGAAGTTTCTCCCTTTGTGTTATGGGCCTGCCCAAAAAAGTTGCCAGCGAGAGAACCGTTCGAGTAAATAATGGTCGTGGGCTTGACCATGTATGGCCATAACCAAGGACCAATTGTACATGTTTATGAAAGCCCTAAGCAACTAAGCGGGTTTTGTGATGCTCGGGCGATCcatcttaattttctttcatcTTGAAAACCCATTTACAACCTACAATATTCATGTCATGAGCGGGAGGAACAAGAGTCGATGTGTTATTCTGAAGGGAATCTAATTCAATGTTCATAGCATCACGTCACTAAGGgaattaattgaaataaaacagCATACTAGAGCTTTAAACTGAAtacatttatataaatattataaagtCATTACAAATAAGAAAGACAAGACATTGTCTTCATACAAAATGACACAAATGGCAactttcaatttattaaaaagtgtcaatttattatatatattcaactttcgatttttttattgttttatttttattttcaccaatctattaagattttctattatatcatgtcaaaatactcaaaatactcattatatatatatatatatataatcatgtcAAAGATTCATACATgcgtatttaattttataaattccgTAAAATTCTTACCACTTGTAGCCACCCTAAGTGGAGTAGGGGTGACCATGTAGCAACCTTAATGTGGTGGAGGTGGCTGTACAGCCACcttgacttttttattttttatttttttttctcttttttaatttattttgtaagtaaGGCTCTACAATTGTTTGAGTTTCTTAAAAAGAAGCAGGCCGGTGTACTCTAtagcaaatatatattttttttttcaaatggggaccccaccaaaaaataattcttctcaaaacaatttttatttttatattacatcgcactacttttttaaaggaaaaaaacaaaacaaaacacttcaaattaataaaaaaaaaaaaaaaaaaaaaaaaaaaaaaaaaaaaaacccttatttATAAATATTCCGTTTCTAGAGtattattcttgaaaataaagataaatccATGTTGAACTGATCAATTTCATTGACCAAATGGGGTTTGGCAGAGTCTCACTACCTAAAGGAAGAGGATCAATCCTCAACGCAGAAATCTCATCTCGAATAAAGCTTGATAAATGCTAAAATAACGTCCCTCATTCATCATTGATCTTGTCTCAGGAATTAATTAGAGtaattctttatttatagaCTACCTAATTATTCATTAAAATAGAAGACAAAGACAATAACTACTACAAGTTACGTTCGTAAGCCATTAGAACAATATTACTgaatatttaatttcaagtgGACTCCGGCCTCTTATGATGGCTTTCTTTAATTTGGGACTTCTTCGCGTGCATTGGCCTTCTGTAGTTGTTGGTTCAGTACTCAGTCAATTTCTGCATCAATTCTATCATAGAGAATTATTTAAAtcctaataattattttttaaatttctacatccattattttaaaaatatggtaAAACATATACCCGGCCCCACTATATAGTAATAAATATAGAATTAGTAAAAGGTACGTACGTAAAGGATAATATGACAAAaccttaatatataacttaatttaaaaataataatacaaatttataaaattttacaaaatagaatatcttaaaaaaaaaaaaattaaaaaatagaatccCTAGCTAATTAAACAGTTTTTTTGTTACAcctttctactagttataagTTCAAACCtgaattatatatgtacattgGATGCACATCTAACATTTGGAGGAAGACTTTTTCAGTTTGATAGATTCGATTTGGAATAAGCCTTTGTTCATAATTATGTATCAAACCATGAATGGCATAGATTAATTTGTTCATAATTACCTCATTTTGGGAGCTAGGCCGGAGATTAGGTACGACGTACTATTCTATGCCTACAACAATTAACCGGCATGTTGTAGATTTGATCATTTCATTTTTGGCAAGTACTGGGAGCTAGGGTTTTActttaatatttaaatgttttaaaatttattatgagtaattaaattaaatcccGCCACTAGCCATTTCTCCTACGTACTTCTTGATAAACATTTACACGTATAATATTAAAGAACCCCTGCCAGCGCGCCCCCCTCCGTCCCTGAGTAAGACTAATTTTAGAAAATTGCACGCAACCCATCTGACTTATTCAATATAAGTACGTACGTATATGAGCCTCCCGGCCGGTATATATTTTATGATCATCggtatagatatatatatatatatatatatatatatatatatatatagcactgtCATTGTGAATCATCATCTTCACAttattgcttttaaaaaaacaaaaaaaaaaaacagattcttTCCAATGCAAACCAAAGGATCGATATGACCTAGTCAAAAAAAAGGATGGCCGGTTTGGACAATACTATACATTAAATCGTTTTGCTTAATTAGCGCAACATggtaaatagaaaaattaagagAACTACTGTAGTCAATTAACGTACACTAAACAAGTTTATGAGAACTAAACAAAGCCTAGCTAACGTACAGTTTGAGATCAACAAAACGCCAAGTATATACTCCGTTAATATATCATCCACTTTGTATCATCATAGCTAGGGAAAAACTCATCCAATTCTATTTCATAATATTGTGCCTTGCATGCATGTCTCTTATGTATGATCTTCTactgcttgttttttttttccccatttcaTAATATTGTGCCTTGTCTCTTATGTATGATCTTCAATCTACTGCTTGGTTTTTTGTGATGCCTGCTGGTATGAAATGCATGCACGTACGTACGAGTCTAGGTGGGGGCATCCATACATTGCCTCAAACGGTGTGGTTTTAGTACAGAAATGAAACTTTGTGTTGTACTACGCGCGTACCGTTCTGCCATTGGCAGCCATTTGGACCAAAAAAGCATGGGTTTTATCTCTATTTTTTACCAAAACGGCATGGGTTATTTGATTctttctcttaattttgtttagtATTATTACGTGGGTTGGTTCCCTAGCTCCCACAGGGCCAGGGGAATCACCCAACATAGTTGACCTTGTCCAGTTGTCCACATCTCGTCTCTATAAAAGCCCAAGCTCTTCGGAAAATAAGCATAAACATTCAGTATTGGCCTTTGTTGCTGAATAGATCAAAGTAATGGCGATGATGAATGTTGAAATAATCTCAAAGGAGATAATTAGACCATCATCTCCAACACCCCGTGGCCTTAGAAACCACAAACTTTCCTTCCTAGACCAGATTGTACCTGATATACACattcctctcattctctttTATCGTGCCAAGAATGGCCATGACGACGTTGATCACCTCCAAAGATCTTCTCGTCTTAAAAAGTCCCTCCAACAAACCCTCAATCGCTTCTACCCTTTGGCTGGAACCGTCATAGAAGAAAACACCGTCGAGTGCAACGATGAGGGGGTCGAGTTTTATGAAGCTCGAGTTGATTGTAACTTATCACAAGTTCTCCAACAATTCAATGCGGAAAACTTCATCAAATTTCAACCATCTCGTAGAAGAGAAGCTCTCGTAGCTGTCCAATACAATGCCTTCGACTGTGGCGGAGTAGCCATTGGTGTGAGCGTTTCACACAGGATCGCAGATACCGCTTCAGCCGTGACATTTATTAACGCCTGGAGCGCTACATCCCTTGGGGATGTTGAAGCTATCTCTCCCAAATTTGATACGGCCACGTACTTCCCATGGAAAGATATGTCTGATTGCGATCTTACCATGCCGAAGTGCAACACCCTGACAAGAAGGTTGGTATTTGACAAATCAAGCATAGCTGCTTTGAGAGAAAACGCTGTTTATTCCTCAGCAGCGAAGCTCCCGACACGTGTTGAGGCAGTTTCGGCGCTCATATGGAGACGTCTCATGGCGATATCGAAATCAGAACCATTATCAGCAAGAGTGAGTGTGGCGGTTCATGTAGTAAACTTACGCGAGAGGATGGTTCCCCCCATGCCACCGCATTCCTTTGGGAATGTTTGTTACCTCACTTGTGCTGTACTATCATCGGACGAGGTTGGTCACGACAGTGTTCTGGCGAGGAAGCTAAACAGTGCAATAAAAGAAATCGACGGTGATTATGTGAAGCAACTACAGAGCGATGAGCAGCCGGAGTCGCTTAAAATGGCGGCAGAGCAATTCTCAAAGGGTGAAATGGAGATCTGTTTGTTTACAAGTTGGTGCAGATTCCCTTTTTACAAGGCTGATTTCGGGTGGGGGCAACCCACTTGGGTGTGCTGTCCAAACATGCCTTTCAAGAATTTCGTGGTGTTGATGAGTAACAGAGATGAAGATGGAATTGAGGCGTTTGTTAACATATTGGAGGAAGACGCCGTCGTATTTGATAGCGATAAAGAACTCCTTCCATTTGTTTATGGGACAATTGATGGCTATTGAATGTGCGTGCGCGCATGCATGCTAACGGACGTTCTGTTGGTCATGCTGAATaaactttatttaattaattcatggttttaattaattaatgtttatGATCACCTGCCGCGCGCGGAATAATGCAGCAGATATATATGCTTCTTTgtaagtcctttttttttttcttttttttctttttgaattttgtgtAAGTTCTCTTAATTGCACTTAAAAAAGCATtagaaatttcatatttttatacTTTTGGTGGCACCTGTCCAGTTATGAATGTTAGGGGAGGCGTGCGAAGGGATAAATATGAAATCTTCACTTGCTCCCTATCGATCttctattatttttgtaatcGTATCATtgaacttttaaaaattaatacatAGGATTGTcatgtttaaaaaatttgtaatgtcaTTCTTACTATTAAGATTTAGGGTTAAATCATACTGTTAATAGGTgaaatatcttttatatttctataaaaattacaaaattaacctaattaaataattaataatttttcttttgaaaaaaaaaaaaaattgaaccacGGCCAGCTTGGACATGGGTCATAGAACCGGGGACGGAGCCACTTAAGGCTTTGGGGCCGGGGCCTCCCCCAAGCCCCaagttttcccaaaaataaaattttaaaaaaaaaatctaaaaaaaaaaataaaaaatttaccctacttttgtttttttttgtttttttgtcttgtAGTGTTGTTCCCCCAAGAGGCAATGCTTTTACCGCTGAAATCCTCTATGAGGACTTATGCCTTATCAAAGGGCTTTCGCCTGGACCTATGAAATGATTTGTCTTTACTGTTCTCTGTTTCTATTCTTGCTTCTTTATGAGATATCTTCCATGTGATCCCAGTTCTTttccaatttaaaattttactctaTAACGATATTTGCTATATCTGAATGTTCTCTGATTAGTTGTCGATctgttttatgtatttattttgtgaatatggACAAAGAAATAAGAAGGTAGATCATTTTCCTGTTAGAGAGAGGAAGATTCCTTTTAGAAGTATTAATATATGGTATTCTTGAAGACTTGGTCAGACTCAATGCTCTTTCTATATGATGTGTAGTCTTTCTATATCATGTTGCGGGAGACAAGGCAAAAGAATTCTGGCTCTTTGGAATTAATATGAATGATCTAGTttaattgattttgttttatatgcaGTGGGAATGCTTGAATCACTGATGACTCTGAATGGTAGTTTCATGATGAGTTGGGTTTTGATACACTATTGATACTCGATCATTATGTTGCAGATATATTCTGCTTCAGATGGGCTCAAAAATGATGATGATCACATGGCTTTTGTGGATTTACTGGATTTGCCTTGTTTCTTTTTACTGTCTATCAAAATCtaactaattaaatatttctGTAGCTTGTTGTTGACTATGAGATTgatcttattaattttttgtatcaGCTAGTATAATACTTGGATGCTTCTTAATTAATAGTTAGGATTGTTTGatgttattttgttatattgattaaacatatatatgtttGACACTATATATTTGTCAATTTCgattcatttctttattttgaagATGAGTTATCATGAATTCCATGAATTCTAATAATTAATGATGTATGTCTCTTACTGAACgaattgattatatatatatatatatatatatatatattcacaagttttaaaattaaaattcgaTTATACTGAAATTGACGATTCCaatataatcaatttttttacaacGGGAACAGTGTTTCCTGGCACATAACTTAAGTGCCAGGAAGAACTTCTTTCATGGCACATAGATTATGTGCCA contains these protein-coding regions:
- the LOC133875117 gene encoding protein FAR1-RELATED SEQUENCE 5-like — translated: MSPNSHAENEMVEDQNDLKQPIVRLSSFNGPREPCLSMEFDELEDAHACYNAYARRIGFSIRKNHSRLSKNKSLIGIEYVCSREGFRHQSCQKKIYTNSEPAETRIGCKAIMGLKRLKWTVCKFISEHNHELLSPRSTSLLRGHRVVTRAQKNLIDTLNESGVPPRKIMSVLSKESGGDYNVGCISKDVENYVSNRRRFRFEEGDAQKMYNYFLERQSQNPSFVYAIQVDENGCMGNCFWADARSRAAYQYFGDVVTFDATYLTNCYKMSFVPFTGVNHHHQSVMFGCALLVNETAESYTWLLKTWLEAMVGRAPSTIITNDDKAMRKAIAEVLPNVTHRLCLWHILQKVPEHLAHIYNKYSSFQRDFQHCIHSTITIEEFETEWSEIVGKYELVENDWLKKLYMRREKWVPAYLRTTFCASMSTTQRSESMNKFFKDYVRSSTMVSEFVYHYEKALDARYFKEKQKDVKTKTSRPILKTCYKKEVEAAKVYTRESFLMFQEELFNSQNFKSSKHREEGGMKIYRVTLHGRESPFYEVSFEVLEKKTTCTCHKFEFVGILCAHILQIFLKKSLVDTIPQHYVLERWTINAKSRILHGISSDDIQVETQNSSTLMRNSLMLQFYEVVEMGCQSKRKYEHLGIGLQKLHHELLIMDDGSDKDINDTNEGSAEDLVLNNQVLSNLTFTLQDPLHVRCKGAPKSVRQKNPKEKQAMTKRTCSICKKTGHVRTNCPSHKQTRNIVNINMRPAYLGLIDEQSLVKCSLPTMEYPSANTFAMSQDPVCLSTTIDIGADNINAYENA
- the LOC133875951 gene encoding stemmadenine O-acetyltransferase-like, encoding MAMMNVEIISKEIIRPSSPTPRGLRNHKLSFLDQIVPDIHIPLILFYRAKNGHDDVDHLQRSSRLKKSLQQTLNRFYPLAGTVIEENTVECNDEGVEFYEARVDCNLSQVLQQFNAENFIKFQPSRRREALVAVQYNAFDCGGVAIGVSVSHRIADTASAVTFINAWSATSLGDVEAISPKFDTATYFPWKDMSDCDLTMPKCNTLTRRLVFDKSSIAALRENAVYSSAAKLPTRVEAVSALIWRRLMAISKSEPLSARVSVAVHVVNLRERMVPPMPPHSFGNVCYLTCAVLSSDEVGHDSVLARKLNSAIKEIDGDYVKQLQSDEQPESLKMAAEQFSKGEMEICLFTSWCRFPFYKADFGWGQPTWVCCPNMPFKNFVVLMSNRDEDGIEAFVNILEEDAVVFDSDKELLPFVYGTIDGY